Genomic DNA from Nitratidesulfovibrio vulgaris str. Hildenborough:
GCAAGGGCGAGGAAGGTCTTGCCGTATCCGGCTTCGGACTGGATGGAGACGATGTCGATGCCGGGATGCAGCATCAGTTCGAAGGCGAGGTTCTGGTGTACGCTGCGGGGAGCCACCTTCCAGACCTCGTGCTGCCATGTGACGGCGCGTGGGCCGTCCGGCCCGTGGAAGACGGGTTGCCCGTTCTCCCACCGGAAGCAGTTGGGCACGGGGTCTTCACCATCCATGACGAAGCCGGTGTAGCGTTGCGATTCGGACTGGAAAGGCACGGAGTCGCGGTAGCCCTCCACCGGGATGCCCCGCACGCGCGCCTTGAGCTGGAGAATGCGGTCGTTGGTGATGAGGATGGGGCTTTCGAGGGCGGAAGAGGCGATTTCGCCGAGGATGCGGTCGTCACCGATGGTGCCGGGGGAGGGGGCGACATCGTCCGCCAGCGGCGGGAGAAACGTCACCGCCTCGTCACCCACCAGTGCGTTGATGGCCTGCCCTACCACATGACCGATGCGCGGGTCGCGCTGGAGGCCGTCCAGCTCGGCAAGTACGGTCCACGGCACATGGATGCGATTCTCCTCGCCGTTGCGCAATGCGGCGATGCACCGTGGATTCTCGATAAGGACGTTGGTGTCGAGGACGAAGTTCTTCGAGGCCATAACGCTCCTTTTGCGTCATGATGCGCTGCCCGTGTCGCTGTTTGAAGGCGGTACGGTGACAGGAACGTGCAACGGGACGCGACGCTACGGGGTGTCTGGCGGTACCGGACGGCTGGTGGCTTCGGGCTATCGCCGTGCGGGCTCTTGGTCGTGCGGGGAGGCAGGGGCGGTGTCGTCGCGGCTGCGCCGGAGGTGACGCGGAGCATGCCGCGCTAGAACGTCATGGCCGTGGCACCGTTCAGTTCATGCAGTCCCGTGGCGGCAAGGTGGAAGAGGTCGCCAAGCGTCATGTGGCCGCAGTCGCCATGAACCAGAAGGCGTTGCAGCACGAGGGCGGTGAGCCATGCGTCGCCTGTGGCGTCGTGTGCGTCAGCCACATCGATGTCGAACACGCGTGCCACGGCGTAGAGGTCGGCGTCCTTCGTGGCGAGGGCTGCGGCGCGGGCGGGCAGCCTGTGGCGCAGGGCAAGGTGCAGGCCTCGCACGTCGAGGGTGCGGCGGGGCCACGGGCGCACCCCGTGGCGTTGCGCCGCGGCATCGAGGAATGCGGCATCGAGGCCCACATGCCACCCCGCGGGCACGCTGTCTCCACAGAAGGTGCGAAAGGCGGCAAGGGATTCCGCCGGGTCGTCGTGGGTGGCTGTCTCGTCGGGCAGGAGACCGTGCACGGCGATGGCATCCTCTTCCGGGGGCAGATGCGGGCGCATCTTCGCCTCGAAGCAGCGTCCGGCGAGGATGCGCTCACCGCGCATGGTCACGCCAGCCACGGCGATGATGGCGTCGCGGCGCGGCACAAGCCCCGTCATCTCAAGGTCGAGTACCACGAACGTTGCGGCGTGGACGGGTTGCCGCAGCCGTTCAGCCTCTCCCGACCACGGGGTGTGCAGCAGCGGCAGCCGCGTCAGTCCGTCCAGCAGGCGTGAAGCGACGCGTCTCGCCTTGTGCATGGTGCCTTCAGGGCGCGTCATGGTCTTGCCCTGCCCTTGTCCGCGGAGGCCGCGGCGACACAGTGTCCCGACCGTTGACGTGGTGGATGAATCTGGCGACGGCGGCTTCGGCCCTGCGCAGGGCGAGGGCTTCGAGGGGTGACCGCGGGGCGGACGGCATGTCGGTGGGGACTTCCGGGGCGGGGCCGCCACGGGCCGCATCGTGGGCGGTGATGAGCAGAAGCACGTCGAGGGCGCATCGTGCTTCAGGGTAGACCGAAGCCGTGTCTGGCTTCGCCTGTCCTTCTGCAAGGCGGAGGCGCGACCGCGTGCCGACAGCGTCGACGCCAAGGCGCACAGCGAGAAGGCGTACCGCATCCACGAGGGCCTGAAGCATGGCGTGCGGGTCGGGATGGCTGAGGGCCTGTCCGCGGGTCATCGCATCTGCCGTGGGTGTGTGCCGGATTGCGGGATGGGCGGCGTGACAGACAGCATGACGGGCGGCATCGCGCACTGTCGAGGTGAGCGATTCCGCACCGTGAAGGGTACGTGCGTCGCACAGGTCTGCGGTTGGGATGCGGGGGGCCAGCAGTGGCGGGCTGCCCATGCCGGAAGCCGAAAGGCCGGGGGGAGGGGAGGATGCGGTCGCAGACTCCCTAGCCCCACGCCCCGCCCGTGCGAGGGAGATGGACGGGGCGCTGCCGTTGACCCCGGCGGCATCACTGGCCTCCCCCTCGGCTTCGTTGGTGGCCTCTCCATTGGCACACAGGGCCATCCATCGGTGCAGGGGCAGCGTGAGTGCCGGGGCCATGCGTCCTTGCGGGTCGCGGGCAAAGCCCAGTGCCGCGAGTCCGTCGGTGACGAAGGTGGCTACGCTGCGGCAGTAGCGGGCTGCACGCATTCCTGTCTCAGGGGACGCCTCGTCGGGCGGGGGCATGAAGACGATACCCGTCCGTTGCACGGGGCGCAGCAACGCCTCTTCGCGGGCCGCCGGCCCGAAGGTCATGAAGGCGTAAGGCACGGGGGGCGGCCCCAGCGTCTCTTCCGCCATGTGGATGAGGCGTAGTGCAAGGCGGTCGTGCAGACGGGCGGTCACCGTGTGCAGTGCTTCGGGCCCGGCCCCTTCGCAAAGCAGGTCGAAGGCCAGTGCATCGACGCGGGTGGCGACCCCCACGAGGTCGGAAAGCCCCTTGGCCTCGCGCAGGGCTGCGAAGAGGGCCGCAGGGGATGTCCCGCGCAATGACAGGAGGTCGTCGGAGGACAGCAGACAGGGTGGCGTGTCGTCTGCACGGCTGTCGTGGGGCGACTCCCGGTGGTGTGTGCTGTCCCTGCCCTGCCCGTCAAACCTGTCGACCCCGGTGTGCCCGTCCCCCCCGCCACGTTCCCTGTCTCCGTCGTCCCCTTCTTGTGCTGCGCATCTCGCATCGGGGTGAAGCATGGCGTGAGGGGCTTCGCCATGCGCGAGAGTCTCGGGTACGACGGCCACATGGTGGATGCCACGTGCCGTCATGGCAAGCAGCGCGTCGAGGGCGGGTGTCTCGGGGGGCAAGGTGAAGACCGGCGATGACATGATGCCGCCTACGGGCTGCGCGCTGTCCCCACCCCGCGCCAGCACACGGGCTGTGAGGTCACGCACGGTGACGATGCCGCAGGGACAGCCGCCTTCGACCACCAGCACGGCACTGCCGCCGCTGTCGACCATGGCGCGTGCCGCTTCGCCGATGGCGTCGCCGGGGGCGACACACGGGGCGGGGCGGGTGGTGAGCGTTGCCAGCGTGGTATGGTGCCATGTGTCCGCCTCGTGCCGCGCCAGCAGGGTCGTCCGTCGCATCTCCGCCGCCGCCCTGTCACGAAGGGCCGCGCTGCAACGGGGGGCGAGCAGCGCAACAAGCCCCGGTGTGGTTGCAAGGGCGTCTGCCACGGCATTCCGTTCCAGAAGGATGCAGAGTACGTCGGTGAGGGCCGTGCAGGGTGCGGTGCCGGTCGTGTCGGTCGCGCCAGTCGCGTCGTCGAGCCATGCCCCCGGCGCGAGCACCGTTCCGGGCCAGCCGGGGCGAGTGGGGCCTTGCACCATCCCCTTGCGGATGAGGTGCAGGTGCGTGCCGATGTCATCAGGGGCTGCGGGAAGCCGCCCGCCCCTGGGGACGAAGAGTACCTCCGCCGTCGCGGCGACTCGCCGCAACGCACCCGAAGGGCAGTCCGAGAAGGGGGCGATGCCGCGCAGGAAGCCGATGATGTCTTCGGGGATCACGTGTCACCTCACCCGATGAGATGCAGCCCGAAGCGGTGTTCGAGCCATGACGCGAAGGTATCCACGACGATGAGGCAGCGCCGCAGCCCTTCGCGTTCCAGCGGGGCGAGGGCTCCCACGTCCAGCAGGGCGCTGCCGCCTCCCTTCGTGGCCTTCGCGGGGGAGGTTCCCCCGGAGGATGGTGCGGCTGCCATGACCAGCGATGTCGTGCCGGTTGCGTCGTGCAGGGCCTTTTCATCTGTCATCATGGCTTCCGTTGCCCACGACGGACCTTTCTGCTGCCGGTCTACGGGCTGGGCGTGGGCCTCGTGCGCGACCTGTCCCCGCAGGCGAAGCCCGAGCAGGACGTCCCACGCATGGGCGATGTCGTCGCCGAGTTCCCCGCCGGGAATGCCGCATTGCCTGAGGGCGGCAAGGCGCGACGCGGTATCGGAGGGTGACGTTATACCCCGGCCGGCAGCGTCGTTGTGCGATGCGTTGCCCGAGACGGATGCGCCGGCCCGTTCAAGGGCGAGCGCTCTCGCCCCCTGCATCAGGGTGAAGAGACCGCACCGTTTGAGGTCGATGTACTCGCCGTCCTTGCCGTCGCGGATGACTGGCAGCCGGTTGAACATGCCGAGCTTCGGAGCATGGCGCACGGCTTCGCGTCCCATGAGTCGCAGGGGCAGCGAGGTTGTGGCAAGGCGGTGGCAGAGGTGGTCGGTCAGGCGCGGGCAGAGGTCGAATCCGTCGTTGAGCCCGCGCAGGTCGGCAAGGATGGAGAGTGTGACCACGGCAGGGGCGTCGGGGGTGCGGCAGGCCCCGTCCACGACAGTGCGCCAGCTTCGCATGGTGCGTCGCCACGCGGGGCTGGAGGGCATGATGCCGTGAGGGCAGGGCGGCAGCCCCGCATGGACGAGCATCTGTGCCAGTGCCTCGCCGAACCGGGCGAACCATGCCGCCACTGCGTCAGGGGGGATGTCGCCGCTGGCGTCGGACAGCACGAGGGCCACATCCTGGTCGGTGGCGAAGAACTGTTCCCGTCGGGCGTGGCTGCCCAGCACCCCCACGGCGAATGGCGATGGAGGCGGGGTGGGCATGGTCTGGAGTGCGAGGTGGGCGGCGCGTGTCACCAGCCTGTCGCGCAGCCCTGCGACGATGCGACCCAGTCGTACTGCAGCGATGCCTTCGGACGTGTATCGGCGGATGAGACGATGCAGGGTCTCGTGCGCCATGCCGAGTGCGGTGGCGTCGGTGGAGGTGTCGATGGCCGAAGCCACGGCAAAGGGGCTTGCCGTATCACCGGACAACAGGTCGCGTTCCTCGAGGATGCCCCGGGGCGTGCCCTCGCCGGATACCACCAGCAGATGGCGTATGCCGTGTTCGGCCATGCGAAGCACGGCCTCGCCCGTGGTCGAGCCTTCACCGATGGTGACGACCCCTCCCCGCATGACCCGCCCGAGTGGGCGCGCGTGGGCCATGCCCCTGTGTTCGGCGACGAGGCGGGTGATGTCGCGTTCGGTGATGATGCCTTCGGGGCGGGTCGCCTCGCCCACCAGCACCGCCGAGACCTGCGCTTCTACCATACGCGCTGCCGCTTCGCCCAGTGACGTCTCACGGTCGAGGGTCAGTGGTGGATGCAATACCAGCGAGGAGAGGGGGGTGAGGCATGAGGGCGGTGAGGTGTCGGCACCCCCGGGGTCTCTCCGTCCGGGTGACGTTGGCGGGGCGGCGGGCCGTGGTTCCTTTGTCATGAGTCCCTGCCCTTTCAGGTTGCATCACTGTTGCCGGGGACATGTGGTGCGCTTTCGCCATCCGGTGGCGTATCCCTCCCGTCGTCGCAGGGAGGGATACGCCGTCTTGCGTTCGTCCTGTCATCCCATCATCGGCATCAGAGGGGAATCACTCCGCGCCTACGCCGAGGTAGTTGCGAATCTTCTGGGCGTCGAAGCGGGCGGACTCCTCACTGTCGGGGCGCAACAGCGACCCGGCGATTCCGGCCATGAACGCGGCGGGCATGGAAAGCAGGGCCGGGTTTTTGAGCGGGAAGGGGGCCGTGCCGAGGTGGAACACATCCGTCCAGACGGTGGGGCTGACGATGATGAGGCCCACGGCGAGAACGCCCCCGGTGACAATGGCCCACACTGCGCCGGTGGTGCTGCAGCCGCGCCACATGATGGACAGGAGGAGTGCGGGCAGGTTGGCACTGGCGGCGATGGCGAAGGCCAGTCCGACCATGAAGGCCACGTTCTGTCCCTTGAAGGCGATGCCCAGCAGCATGGCGATGACGCCGAGGGCGATGGTGGCGCGTTTGGCCACGCGGACCTCATCCGCCTCGTTCGACTGTCCGCCCTTGAAGACATTGGCGTAGAGGTCGTGGGAGAAGGTCGTCGCCCCTGCCAGCGTCAGACCCGCGACCACGGCGAGGATGGTGGCGAAGGCGACGGCGGCGATGAAGCCGAGGAACATGGTGCCACCTGTCACTTCCGCCAGCAGCGGGGCCGCCATGTTGCCGCCCTTGTCGAACATGCGGATGGCGTCGGGGCCGACAAGCATCATGGCACCGAAGCCGATGATGAAGGTGAGCACGTAGAAGTACGAGATGAGACCGGTGGCATAGAACACCGATTTACGGGCGGCGCGGGCGTCGGGCACCGTGTAGAAGCGCATGAGGATGTGCGGAAGCCCTGCCGTGCCGAACATGAGTGCCATGCCCAGCGAGATGGCGTCCCACGGGTTGGACACGAGGCCGCCGGGGGCCAGCATCGCCTCGCCGTGCTTCGCGGCTGCGGTCACGAAGAGACGGGTGGGGCTGTAGTCGAACTGCGCGAGAACCATCACCACCATGGCCGTGGCACCGCCAAGGAGCAGCACCGCCTTGGTTATCTGCACCCATGTCGTGGCCAGCATGCCGCCGAAGAGCACATAGGCCATCATGATGAAGCCCACGGCCACCACGGCGTATTCGTAGCGGATGCCGAACATGAGCTGCACCAGTGCTCCCGACCCCACCATCTGGGCGATGAGGTAGAAGCACACCGTCATCAGCGACCCGCACGCGGCAGCGATGCGTATGGGCTTCTGCCGCAGCCTGTAGGCCACGACATCCGCGAAGGTGTACCGGCCGAGATTGCGCAGGGGTTCGGCGATGAGGAACATCATGAGCGGCCAGCCCACGAGAAAGCCGATGGAGTAGATGAGGCCGTCGTACCCCTTCAGCGACACCAGTCCGGCGATGCCGAGAAACGAGGCCGCACTCATGTAGTCGCCCGCGAGGGCGAGGCCGTTCTGCAGTCCGGTGACGCTACGCCCCGCCGCATAGAATTCCGAGGCCGAACGGCTGCGGCGTGCCGCGAACCACGTGATGGCCAACGTGAAGGCGACGAAGGCGAAGAAGAAGAGGATGGAGACGGCGTTGGGCTGTCCGAGAGTGCTGGTGAACTCAGGCATGGTCGTCCCCCTTCATGCTTTCGACGATGGTTCGAACGTCGCTGTCGTATTTCGTGTTGGCCCACCATACGTAGATGCCCGTGAGAAGCGACGCGGAGATGATGATGCCGATGCCGAGTGGAATGCCCACGGTGAGACCGCTTTCGAGACGGGCGGTGAGCAGGTCGCGTCCGAAGGCCAGCAGCATGATGAACCCGAAGTAGATGACCAGCATGAGCGCGGTCATGGACATCGAGACGGTGCGGCTGCGGCGGACGAACAGGTCGAAGTGACGTTCGTCGGGGGCCTTGTGCGTTGTCGGGCCTGACATGGGATGCCTCCTTTCCTGTGTGTTCCGATAGGAAAGGAGCATATGTGTATTTTTGTATGGTTTCACTCCCATATCGGCAAGCGGCGCCCTGACATGGGACGAGTGCCGTTAACGGGCGCCAGGGCAGGGTGAATGCCCATGGGCGGCGCTGCCCGCGCTGGGCGTTGGGCGTCTGGGGCAGGTGTGAACGGTCATCCGCACGTGGTGGGCGGTGACCCGCCGTCGGGTGGCAAGACCAGACGGTGAACGGCATCAAGGCGGGCCGATGCGTCGCCAGTGGCGGGAAATGGCATGACGACGCCGAGAAGCATGGCGTGGGGCGGCACGCGGTTGCCACTGCGCCACGGTTGTCCTATAAGGGGCCGATAGTCTGACCTCTTTACGGAGAATTTCATGAAGCGCGCGCTCATCACCGGCATCACCGGGCAGGACGGGGCCTACCTCGCCGAATTCCTGCTTGCCAAAGGCTATGAGGTGCACGGCATCAAGCGCCGGGCCTCGCTTTTCAATACCGACCGCATCGACCACCTCTATCAGGACCCGCACGAGAAGCGCAGACGGTTCATCCTGCATTACGGCGACATGACCGATGCCAGCAATCTCATCCGCATCGTGCAGGAGGTGCAGCCCGACGAGGTCTACAACCTCGCGGCGCAGAGTCATGTGAAGGTGTCGTTCGAACTGCCTGAATATACGGCCAATGTCGACGCACTGGGGCCGTTGCGGCTGCTTGAGGCCATTCGCATCCTCGGCCTGGAGAAGAGCACGCGCTTCTATCAGGCCTCCACATCGGAGCTTTTCGGGCTGGTGCAGGAAGTGCCGCAGACGGAACGCACCCCCTTCTATCCCCGTTCCCCCTACGCCTGCGCCAAACTCTATGCCTACTGGATTGCGGTCAACTACCGCGAGGCCTACGGCATGTACGCCTGCAACGGCATCCTCTTCAATCACGAGTCGCCTGTGCGCGGCGAGACCTTCGTCACGCGCAAGATTACCCGTGCGCTGGCGCGGACGGTGCTTGGGCTGACCAACGGTCTGCATCTCGGCAATCTCAACGCCCTGCGCGACTGGGGGCACGCCCGTGACTACGTGGAGATGCAGTGGCTCATGTTGCAACAGGACAAGCCCGAAGATTTCGTCATCGCCACCGGACATCAGTATTCGGTGCGCGACTTCGTGGCCACGGCTGCAGGTGAACTCGGTCTTGCACTGGAGTGGCACGGCGAGGGCGTGGACGAGAAGGGTGTTGTCACGTCGGTGGATGCGAAGGCGCTGGAACGGTTGACCGGTGCCGCCGGGGCTTCGTGCCCCGTGAAGCCGGGCGACGTTCTGGTGCAGGTCGACCCGCGCTACTTCCGTCCCACCGAGGTCGAGACGCTGCTGGGCGACCCGACGCGGGCCCATGAACGCCTCGGATGGAAACCGCGGACGACCTTCGCCGACATGGTGGCGGAGATGGTCCGCGAGGACGTGAACCTCGCCCGCCGCGACGCCGTATGCAAGGTGGCCGGTTTCAGGGCCTTCAGTTACAACGAATAGTCTTCACGGGTGCGGCCTTCGGGCCGCACCCGCCGCCCCAGGGTCGCAAGGGCCTTCTCCAGTGCTGTGAAGTCGTAGGGCTTCTGCACATAGGCGTCGGCCCCTTTCGCCATGAACCGTTCTCGGTCGCCCTGCATGGCGTGTGCGGTCACGGCCACGACCGGAATGGTGGGGGGCAGTCCCGCGACCTGTCCCGTACGGATGGCCTGCAAGGTTGCCATGCCATCGAGGACGGGCATCTGGATGTCGAGGAACACGGCATCGAAGTGCTGTTCCGCGAGTGCCTGCAACGCCTGACTGCCGTCTTCCACGGCATGGGCGCGGTGACCCAGCTGTTCCAGCATCCGTGTCAGGGTGAGGCGATTGATGGCATCGTCTTCCGCCACGAGCAGGTACAGGGCATGCCTGTCGCCTTCATCCTCCGTCTCCTTGACCTTCCTGCCCTGCGGGCGCCGGGTCTTTCCGACCGGGATGGCGAAATGCATGGCCGTACCCATGTCCGGCGCGCTCTCCACTTCGATGCTGCCCCCGAAGAGTTCCATGAGTCTGCATACGATGCCAAGGCCGAGTCCCAGTCCGCTGTGACGGCGTGTGTAAGAGCCGTCCAGTTGGGTGAAGGGCTGGAAGATGCTCTCGATTCTGTCTTCGGGGATGCCGGGACCGGTGTCGCGTACGGTACAGAACAGGACGATGGCGTCGCCGCGCATGGAGGCTGTGGAAAACTCCACACGTACGCCACCCTTCTCCGTGAACTTGACCGCGTTGCCGACAAGGTTGAACAGCGTCTGCCGCAAGCGCAGAGGGTCTGTCCGAACGTAGGTGGGGGTACCGGGGGCAATGGTCGTCTCCAGCGTGATGCCCTTGCCTGTGGCGTCGAGGCTGAAGGTGGAGAACACCTCGTCCACCAGTTCCCTTATGTCGCAGGGGATGGCTTCGATGACAAGCTTGCCCGCCTCGATGCGGGAAAGGTCGAGGATGTCGCTGAGCAGTCGCACGAGGTTCTGCCCGGAACGGATGGCGGTGGTCACATACTGCCTCTGTTCGGGAGAGAGGGACGACAGTTCGAGCAGTTGTAACATGCCCAGCGCTCCGTTGAGCGGAGTGCGCAATTCGTGGCTGACGTTGGCAAGGAACTCGCTTTTGGTACGATTTGCCTCTTCGGCGCGTTTGCTCGCCTCGCACATGGATTCCAGCGCGTTGACCGCATCGGTGATGTCATAGCAGTAGCCGATGAAACCGGAGAAGGTGCCGTCGAGGTCGGGAAGGGGCTTGCCGCAGTCGACGAGCCAGCGGAATTGACCGTCGTGCCGCTTCAGGCGGTAGTTCATCTCGAATGCCTGCTGGAGTGCGAAGGCTTTCTGATAGATGCTGACGCAACGGTCGTAATCGTCGGGGTGCACTCCCCCGGCCCAGCCGTAGCCATACTCCTGTTCCATGGTCCGGCCCGTGAAGTCGAGCCATGTGGTGTTGAACCAGTCGCATGCACCAGTGGTGTCGCTACGCCAGATGAGCATGGGGGCGTGGTCGAGGATGCGCAGATACCTGTCGGCGGCATTATGCATGCGCGTCGCGTCGTATCGTCGTTCCGTGGCGTCCACGGCAACGCCGTACCATTCCGTGCCGCCCCCCCGTGCCGGAGTGGAGGTGGCCTGTACATGAACCCATTTTGTACCGCCTGTGCAATGCAGGGGGATTTCGACATCCACAGGCGTCCCTTCCCCGTCTGTCGCAGAGATGCCCGCAAGGATATGTGGCACGACATCCGGGCCGAACAAGGCGACCAGCGCGTGCGGGTCGGCTTTGATCTCTTCCTGCGACAGCCCGCACAACTCGACCGTTCCGCCGCCGACGTACTCGACCCTGATGTTACCATCATGCGGGGCGCACAACTTGAACACCACGCCGGGAACGTTACGCGAGACCTCGTCAAGAGAACGTGCCTCCTGCCGCATGGCTTCGGCATGTTTGACGTGGGTGATGTCCATGAAGGTGAGCAGCATATGCTCTGTCGCCCCTGTCTCATCACGGACGGCATGGATGCGTTGCTGGCACCACCTGCCATCCGTGAGGCGTGCCTCGCTGTCGTGTGTTCCCCCTTCACTGAGGCCAAGAGCCAGCGATTTGAAGAGATTGTCAGGTTCCGCAAGGCACGAGGCGATCTGTTGCAGCGGCCTTCCCACATCGTGGGGTTGCAGGTGGAAGATTGCAGACATGCCCGCATTGAAACGCCGCACCCGTAGCGATTCGTCCAGCGAGGCGATGGCGATGGGAATCGTGTCGAAGAGTTGAGCGTAGTCTTCTCCAAGAATGCGTAGCTGGTCGTTCTTGCGCTCGAATTCGGCGTTGACGGTGTAGAGTTCCTCATTGATGGAATGAAGCTCTTCGTTCGTCGCCTGCAGTTCTTCATTGGCCGAGAGCAGTTCCTCGTTGGTGGCCTGCAATTCCTCGTTGGTGACGTGCACCTGTTCGATACTGTCACGCAGGCTCGAACGTGTCTCGGCAAGTTCCGCTTCGAGTTCGGCGACCCGTGACGCCAGCAGTCCTGTGCCGTGCCCCGTCGCTGCGGGTTCGACAAGAGGCCGGATGAGCACAGGGTGCGATGACTGGAGCGCCACGTGGTAGTGCTTCCCGTCGGATGGCTTGTTACCGATGGGCATGACCTCGACATCCACGAGGCGGTCCCCGCCATTGCCCGGTACGCGGATGCTCTTGAAGCGGGCGGTCTCCCCGGTCGTAGAAGCCCGTTGCAGCGCGGAGGAGAGGGCAAGGCGCAAGTCGCCCTCGACCATGTCGGTGATGGGGCGGTCGGTGCGCCCGGTATGCTGCGTGAGATATGAGGCCCCGTTGCCGAAGAAATGCAGCACGGCGAAACGGTCGTCCACAAGCATGCCGTCCGGGGCGAAACGTTGCAGAAGCGCGTCGTAGTCGCGCAGCAGTTGTCGTTCAGAGGGTTGTGGCGAGGATGTGGCCAGACGGTGCGCGTCGATGACAGCCGGGTGCACCAGATGGGTTGCCGTCATGCCGAGGGTGTCGGGACGTTTCGTGAAGATGCGTAACCGCGGGTCGAGAGGTTCGAAGATGGGATGCAAGCGTCCTGTGGTCTCGCTCGCTCCCATGAACAGGACACCGCCGGGGCGCAGGGCCATATGCAACCGGGCGATGGCCCTCTCCTGTGCATCCACCCCGAAATAGATGAGGAGGTTTCTGCAACTGACGAGGTCGACACGGGTGAAGGGCGGGTCGGCGAGGATGTTGTGCTGCGTGAACAGCACCAGAGACCGCAACTCCGGGGCGACCCTGTAGGTCTCATCACCTTCGGGAATGAAGAATCGTTGCAGCCGTCGGGGTGAGAGGGCCTGCAGGCTGTCTTTCGTGTAGACCCCTGCCGAGGCGCGGTCGAGGGAGTGCCTGTGGACGTCGGTCGCGAAGATGGAGATGCGCCCCGTGAAATCGAACTGCGGGGCGGCTTCCAGCAACAGCATCCCGAGGGAATAGGCCTCTTCGCCGCTGGCGCATCCGGCGACCCACAGCCGGATTTCACCCCGGTCGCCCTGTTTCCTGAAAAGTTCCGGTATGACTGTGGCGGCGAGTGTGTCGAAGGCGGTTTCATCCCGGAAGAAGGTCGTCACCCCGATGAGCAGGTCGCGGAACAGGGTCTGCACCGCTTGCGGGTCGTCACGAAGGTGCCGGGCATAACCTTCGATGTCGGCATGTTGTTCAAGCCGGATGCGGCGCATGATGCGCCGTGCGATGGTGGCCGGTTTGTAGTCGCGAAAGTCGAGCCCGCCATGGCGTTGCAGCAGCGTGAAGATGGTCTGCAGCGCGTCGGGGGCAGGGCCTCCGGAGGCGGGGTCGGCAGGCAGGCCGGGATGTTCGAACGGAAGTGGCGAGCCCGATATGAAGGCGGCGAGTATGTCCGGCATTTCGTCTGGAGTGGCAAGCACGGCAGCCCGGCAGGCCGCGGCTGCTGCTTTGGGCATGCCATCGAAAGCCGCGCTTTCGGGGAGTTGGACGAGAACCAGACCTCCGGCGGCGGAGATGGCCTCCAGCCCCGACGCCCCGTCGGTGCCGGTGCCGGAAAGGACGACCCCTGCGGCGTTCTCTCCATACCATGCGGCGAGGGAGGCGAAGAAGGTGTTGATGGGCATGGAGGGGCGGTTGTCATATGAAGACTTGTCGCG
This window encodes:
- a CDS encoding PhoH family protein; the encoded protein is MASKNFVLDTNVLIENPRCIAALRNGEENRIHVPWTVLAELDGLQRDPRIGHVVGQAINALVGDEAVTFLPPLADDVAPSPGTIGDDRILGEIASSALESPILITNDRILQLKARVRGIPVEGYRDSVPFQSESQRYTGFVMDGEDPVPNCFRWENGQPVFHGPDGPRAVTWQHEVWKVAPRSVHQNLAFELMLHPGIDIVSIQSEAGYGKTFLALAAALHLVFERKDTPYRKIYLVKPVVEIGARMGFLPGDIEEKMHPYIRYVQDLLLKLHDLRPANRVFQSVEAGNMKLNPKRFEIQPIAYVRGMNLENAVVIIDEMQNLSRNEARALLTRMGEGVKCFCLGDTRQVDNQYLNESNNGLNWVVKKLKGFRNYAHIVLKGERSRGPITDIVLRSRL
- a CDS encoding 3'-5' exonuclease; amino-acid sequence: MTRPEGTMHKARRVASRLLDGLTRLPLLHTPWSGEAERLRQPVHAATFVVLDLEMTGLVPRRDAIIAVAGVTMRGERILAGRCFEAKMRPHLPPEEDAIAVHGLLPDETATHDDPAESLAAFRTFCGDSVPAGWHVGLDAAFLDAAAQRHGVRPWPRRTLDVRGLHLALRHRLPARAAALATKDADLYAVARVFDIDVADAHDATGDAWLTALVLQRLLVHGDCGHMTLGDLFHLAATGLHELNGATAMTF
- a CDS encoding DUF294 nucleotidyltransferase-like domain-containing protein translates to MIPEDIIGFLRGIAPFSDCPSGALRRVAATAEVLFVPRGGRLPAAPDDIGTHLHLIRKGMVQGPTRPGWPGTVLAPGAWLDDATGATDTTGTAPCTALTDVLCILLERNAVADALATTPGLVALLAPRCSAALRDRAAAEMRRTTLLARHEADTWHHTTLATLTTRPAPCVAPGDAIGEAARAMVDSGGSAVLVVEGGCPCGIVTVRDLTARVLARGGDSAQPVGGIMSSPVFTLPPETPALDALLAMTARGIHHVAVVPETLAHGEAPHAMLHPDARCAAQEGDDGDRERGGGDGHTGVDRFDGQGRDSTHHRESPHDSRADDTPPCLLSSDDLLSLRGTSPAALFAALREAKGLSDLVGVATRVDALAFDLLCEGAGPEALHTVTARLHDRLALRLIHMAEETLGPPPVPYAFMTFGPAAREEALLRPVQRTGIVFMPPPDEASPETGMRAARYCRSVATFVTDGLAALGFARDPQGRMAPALTLPLHRWMALCANGEATNEAEGEASDAAGVNGSAPSISLARAGRGARESATASSPPPGLSASGMGSPPLLAPRIPTADLCDARTLHGAESLTSTVRDAARHAVCHAAHPAIRHTPTADAMTRGQALSHPDPHAMLQALVDAVRLLAVRLGVDAVGTRSRLRLAEGQAKPDTASVYPEARCALDVLLLITAHDAARGGPAPEVPTDMPSAPRSPLEALALRRAEAAVARFIHHVNGRDTVSPRPPRTRAGQDHDAP
- a CDS encoding DUF294 nucleotidyltransferase-like domain-containing protein; the encoded protein is MTKEPRPAAPPTSPGRRDPGGADTSPPSCLTPLSSLVLHPPLTLDRETSLGEAAARMVEAQVSAVLVGEATRPEGIITERDITRLVAEHRGMAHARPLGRVMRGGVVTIGEGSTTGEAVLRMAEHGIRHLLVVSGEGTPRGILEERDLLSGDTASPFAVASAIDTSTDATALGMAHETLHRLIRRYTSEGIAAVRLGRIVAGLRDRLVTRAAHLALQTMPTPPPSPFAVGVLGSHARREQFFATDQDVALVLSDASGDIPPDAVAAWFARFGEALAQMLVHAGLPPCPHGIMPSSPAWRRTMRSWRTVVDGACRTPDAPAVVTLSILADLRGLNDGFDLCPRLTDHLCHRLATTSLPLRLMGREAVRHAPKLGMFNRLPVIRDGKDGEYIDLKRCGLFTLMQGARALALERAGASVSGNASHNDAAGRGITSPSDTASRLAALRQCGIPGGELGDDIAHAWDVLLGLRLRGQVAHEAHAQPVDRQQKGPSWATEAMMTDEKALHDATGTTSLVMAAAPSSGGTSPAKATKGGGSALLDVGALAPLEREGLRRCLIVVDTFASWLEHRFGLHLIG
- a CDS encoding sodium:solute symporter family transporter, whose protein sequence is MPEFTSTLGQPNAVSILFFFAFVAFTLAITWFAARRSRSASEFYAAGRSVTGLQNGLALAGDYMSAASFLGIAGLVSLKGYDGLIYSIGFLVGWPLMMFLIAEPLRNLGRYTFADVVAYRLRQKPIRIAAACGSLMTVCFYLIAQMVGSGALVQLMFGIRYEYAVVAVGFIMMAYVLFGGMLATTWVQITKAVLLLGGATAMVVMVLAQFDYSPTRLFVTAAAKHGEAMLAPGGLVSNPWDAISLGMALMFGTAGLPHILMRFYTVPDARAARKSVFYATGLISYFYVLTFIIGFGAMMLVGPDAIRMFDKGGNMAAPLLAEVTGGTMFLGFIAAVAFATILAVVAGLTLAGATTFSHDLYANVFKGGQSNEADEVRVAKRATIALGVIAMLLGIAFKGQNVAFMVGLAFAIAASANLPALLLSIMWRGCSTTGAVWAIVTGGVLAVGLIIVSPTVWTDVFHLGTAPFPLKNPALLSMPAAFMAGIAGSLLRPDSEESARFDAQKIRNYLGVGAE